The Pseudoxanthomonas sp. genome segment GCGGCGATACCGACCAGCGCGTCGAAGCGCTGGTGGCTGCGGGTGTGGACGTCATCATCGTCGACACCGCGCACGGCCATTCGCAGGGCGTGCTGGACCGCGTGGCCTGGGTCAAGAAGCGCTTCCCGCAACTGCAGGTCATCGGCGGCAACATCGTCACCGGCGATGCCGCGCTGGCCCTGATGGATGCCGGGGCCGACGCGGTAAAGGTCGGCGTGGGCCCGGGTTCGATCTGCACCACGCGCATGGTGGCCGGCGTCGGCGTGCCGCAGATCACCGCCATCGACATGGTCGCCGAGGCGCTGCAGGACCGCATTCCGCTGATCGCCGATGGCGGCATCCGCTACTCGGGCGACATCGGCAAGGCGATCGCCGCCGGTGCCTCCACGGTCATGATCGGCGGCCTGTTCGCCGGCACCGAGGAAGCGCCGGGCGAAGTCGAGCTGTTCCAGGGCCGCAGCTACAAGAGCTACCGCGGCATGGGCAGCCTGGGCGCGATGGAGAAGGGGTCCAAGGACCGCTATTTCCAGGATGCCAGCGATGCCGACAAGCTGGTGCCGGAGGGCATCGAAGGCCGCGTGCCGTACCGCGGCTCGGTCGGCGGCATCATCCACCAGCTGGTCGGCGGCCTGCGCGCCACGATGGGCTACGTGGGCTGCGCGACCATCGAAGAGATGCGTGCCAAGCCGAAGTTCGTGGTCATCACCGGCGCCGGCCAGCGCGAGAGCCACGTGCACGACGTGCAGATCACCAAGGAACCGCCGAACTATCGCATGGGCTGATGCCCATGCGCGGGATTGGACATTCGGGATTCGAGATTCGACAAGAGCAAGAGGCGTCGCCAGCACACATGACCAGCATTTCCGAATCCCCAATCCCCAATCCCCAATCACGGCTTCACGACGACAAAATCCTCATCCTCGATTTCGGCGCGCAGTACACGCAGCTGATCGCCCGCCGCATCCGCGAGATCGGTGTGTACTGCGAGATCTGGGCGTGGGACCACGACCCGGAGGAGATCGCGACGTTCGGGGCCAAGGGCATCATCCTGTCCGGTGGCCCGGAGTCCACCACGCAGCACGGTGCCCCCAAAGCGCCGCAGCAGGTGTTCGACAGCGGTCTGCCGATCCTGGGCATCTGCTACGGCATGCAGACGCTGGCCGCGCAGCTGGGTGGCGCGACGGAAGCCGCGGACGCACGCGAGTTCGGCCACGCCGAAGTGCAACTGGTCGCGCACGACGCGCTGCTGGGTGGCCTGAGCGACCACCAGGGCGAGCCGCGCCTCGATGTGTGGATGAGCCATGGCGACCACGTCGCGAAGGCGCCGCCGGGCTGGACGATCACCGCGACCACCGACCGCATCCCGGTCGCGGCGATGGCGTTGGAAGAGAAGCACTGGTACGGCGTGCAGTTCCATCCGGAAGTGACGCACACCAAGCAGGGCCAGACGCTGCTGCGCCGCTTCGTCGCCGAGATCTGCGGCTGCAGGACGCTGTGGACGGCCGCCAATATCATCGACGACCAGATCGCCCGCGTGCGTGAGCAGGTCGGTTCGGACGAGGTGATCCTGGGCCTGTCCGGCGGCGTGGATTCGTCGGTCGTCGCCGCCTTGCTGCACAGGGCCATCGGCGAGCAGCTGACCTGCGTGTTCGTCGACACCGGCCTGCTGCGCTGGCAGGAAGGCGACCAGGTGATGGCGATGTTCGCCGAGCACATGGGCGTCAAGGTCGTGCGCGTCAATGCGGCGGACCGCTATTTCAAGGCGCTGGAAGGGGTCGCCGACCCGGAAGCCAAGCGCAAGATCATCGGCAACCTGTTCGTCGAGATCTTCGAGGAAGAATCGAACAAGCTGAAGAATGCCAAGTGGCTGGCGCAGGGCACCATCTACCCGGACGTGATCGAGTCGGCCGGCAGCAAGACCGGCAAGGCGCACGTCATCAAGAGCCACCACAACGTCGGCGGCCTGCCCGCGCACATGAAGCTGGGCCTGGTCGAGCCGTTGCGCGAGCTGTTCAAGGACGAGGTGCGCCGCCTGGGCGTGGAACTCGGCCTGCCGCGCACGATGGTCTACCGACATCCGTTCCCGGGTCCCGGACTGGGCGTGCGCATCCTCGGCGAAGTAAAGCCCGAGTACGCCGAACTGCTGGCCAAGGCCGATGCGATCTTCATCGACGAACTGCGCAAGGCCGACCTGTACGACAGGACCTCGCAGGCGTTCGCGGTGTTCCTGCCGGTCAAGTCGGTGGGCGTGGTCGGTGATGCGCGCGCGTACGAGTGGGTCATCGCGCTGCGCGCGGTCGAGACGATCGACTTCATGACCGCGCACTGGGCGCACCTGCCGTACGAATTCCTCGGCACCGTGTCCAACCGCATCATCAACGAGCTGCGTGGCGTCTCGCGCGTGGTGTACGACATCAGCGGAAAGCCGCCGGCGACGATTGAGTGGGAGTGAGGCGTTAAGGCATGTTGTTTGCACGCCATCCGGTTCCCGTTCGTGGTGAGCCTGTCGAACCACGCTCTTGGCGCTGACCCCGGGGCACAGGGATGCGCTTCTGGGTTTACATGCTCGAATGTGCGGATGGCTCGTACTACGTAGGCCAGACAGACTGCCTGGAAAGGCGTGTTGCCCAGCATCATGCGGGTGATGCGCCCGGGTGTTATACGTTCAGACGCCGTCCATTGGCGTTGGTCTGGTCGCAGGAATTTTCGAGCCGGGTGGAAGCGCTCGCGTCGGAGAGGCGGATCAAAGGCTGGAGTAGAGCGAAAAAGCAGGCTTTGATCGCCGGTGATTGGAAAAGGCTCAGTGGACTGGCCAAGGGAAGGACCTCAGGTCAAGCGCCTTCGGCCGGAATGGATGAACCCTGCGAAGAGCGTGGTTCGACAGGCTCACCACGAACGGGTTCCGGAGGTAGGCAGGTGTCGGATTCAGTCAACGACATGGAAGAGCACTGGATGCGCCACGCCTTCGCGCTGGCCGACCGCGCCGAGCGCGAGTTCGACGAGATCCCGGTCGGTGCGGTGCTGGTGAGCGCGGCGGGTCAGGTGCTGGGCGAGGGCTGGAACCGCAACATCGCCGACCACGATCCCAGTGCGCACGCCGAGATCGTGGCGATGCGCGAAGCGGGCAGGGCGGTGGGCAACCATCGGCTGGTCGGCTGCACCTTGTACGTCACCCTGGAGCCCTGCGCGATGTGCGCGATGGCGCTGGTGCATGCGCGGGTCGCGCGCGTGGTCTACGGCGCCAGCGACCCCAAGACCGGCGCCTGCGGCAGCGTATTCGATCTGATCGCGGATCCGCGGCACAACCATCGGATCGAGGTGGTGGGCGGCGTACTGGGCGACGAAGCCGGACGCAGACTGACCAATTACTTCCGCGCCAAGCGCGGCCGGCCGCTGGTCTAGGGCGTCGGGAACTTCCGCTTCACCTTGCGGTGGTCCATTTCCTCGTTGATGGCGGTGACCGCCAGCGTGGATTCGCGTGCGAGCAGCAGGCTGGCCGCCAGCATCGCCACCACGCCGAGTGCCGCCAGCCAGGTCGGCAGCGAGCCCAGCCGGTGTCCCGTGAACGTGTCGACGGCCACGGCCAGGCTGGTGCCGACGAAGCAGCTGATCGCGGCGTACAGCAACTGGCCGGCACGCAGGATGATCAGGCTGCGCCGGCGCTGCAGCGCGATCCGCTTCTCCAGCAGCGAGCGATCCGCCTCGTCCTCGGCATCGGCCAGTTCCCGCAGAAGCGTGCGCGCGCGGTCGATGATGCGCGCCAAGCGATTGTTGGCTGACAGCAGCAGCGACGCGGTCGCGGTCAGGAAGAATGCCGGCGCCAGCATCGCGGTCAGCACGGCATGGTCGGTGGAAGGATTCATGGGCCGGTCGTCGGGGTGGTCTGCGTTATGATGACATGATGCGGTGTCGCCGCATCCCCGGCGTGCATTCCCGGGCTCTTTCCCCGTCACGGACCGCTGCATGGCCTCGAACAACGCGCACAACGACCGACTGATCTGGATCGACCTCGAGATGACCGGGCTGGATACCGACCGCGACTCCATCCTGGAGATCGCCACGGTCGTCACCGATTCGAAGTTGAACGTGCTGGCGGAGGGGCCCGAGTTCGCCATTGCGCATCCGGTGTCCGTGCTGGAAGCGATGGACGACTGGAACCGCAACCAGCATGGCCGTTCCGGTCTCTGGAAGCGCGTGGTGGAGAGCCAGGTCTCGATGGGTCAGGCCGAAGCGCAGACGGTGGCCTTCCTCAATGAATGGCTGCCCGCCGGCGCATCGCCGATGTGCGGCAATTCGATCTGCCAGGACCGGCGCTTCCTGCACCGGTTGATGCCGCGTCTGGAGAAGTACTTCCACTACCGCAACCTGGACGTCAGCACGCTGAAGGAACTCGCGCGCCGCTGGGCGCCGCAGGTGCTGGAAGGTGTGCGCAAACAGGCCAGCCACACCGCGCTGAGCGACGTGCGCGACTCCATCGAGGAACTGCGCCACTACCGCAGGCACATGGCGGCGCTCGCCGGCGAGTGACGTAGCGTGCGCCATGCGCACCACCTGTAGGGCCACCATCGCGCGCCATGCAAAAGGTGCACGTCACGTGTCGAACACGATCACTTGAAGCAGGTATTGCGCGTCGTGCGCGCGGCGCGCGCTACCTGGGCATGTCGCCGTCGTCGACCACGCCCTTGGTGATGATGTCCGTGAGCGGCGTGCCGTCCGCATTGTGGTGATACACGTGCAGGTCGCGTTGGGGGTACGGGATGTTCAGGCCGTTGCCGATGATCTCGGTGCGCACGGCTTCGGTCAGATCGCTCCGGGCCTGGCCGAAATCCTTCGTCTTCGCCCACGCGTACAGTGTCAGGTCGACGCTGCTTTCGCCCAGTTGCGACACGAACACGAACGGCTCGGGATCCTTCAGCACCATCGGATTGGCATGCGCGATATCGAGCAGCACCTGCTTGGCCTGCTTGAGGTCGTCGTCGTAGCCCACGCCCACCAGGATGTCGATGCGGCGCTGCGGCTTGGCCGTGAAGTTGATGATCGGTGCGGTGGTGATCAGGCTGTTCGGCAACACGATCAGGCGGTTGTCGAGCGTCCGCATGCGGGTCTGGAAAATGCGTACCTCCTCGATGACGCCCTCCAGCCCTGCCGCCTGCACGAAATCGCTTTCCCGGAAGGGCCTCAGCACGATCAGCATGACCCCCGACGCGATGTTCGACAGCGAATCCTTCAGGGCCAGGCCGACTGCGAGTCCCGCGGCACCCAGCACCGCGAGCATCGAGGTGGGATTCACGCCCAGCGATGTGAGCACGGTGATGATGACCAGCACCATCATGGCCACGTAGCTGACGCGGCGCAGGAATCCGCCCAGCGTGGTGTCGGCCTGCGTACGGATCAGCACGCGTTCCAGCCCCGCGCTCAGCCGCTTGGCAAGCCACATGCCGACCAGGAAGATGACCGCCGCGGCGAGCAGCTTGAGGCCCCAGGTTTCCAGGAACTGCAGCCAGTCGATGCCGCGCAACTCGTTGAGCAGGGCTTCGGGCTCGGTGGGAATGGCGGGCAGGGTGGGGGCTGGGGTGGCGGGCGCGGACATGGACACTCCTGAAATGCAGCACGCCCCAATCAGGGGCGTGCCGGGTTTGCGGGAGCATGGTAACCGCGTCCGCGTGAACGCGTCCCCGGCCGTCAGCCGGCCTTGGTCTTCGCCAGGCGCAGCCAGGTATCGACGACGGTATCGGGATTGAGCGAGACCGACTCGATGCCTTCGGCCATCAGCCATTCCGCCAGGTCCGGATGGTCGCTCGGCCCCTGGCCGCAGATGCCGACGTACTTGCCTTTCGCGCGGGCGGCCTTGATCGCCATCGACAGCAGCTTCTTGACGGCGGGGTTCCGCTCGTCGAACAGATTGGCGACGATGCTGGAATCGCGGTCCAGGCCCAGCGTCAGCTGGGTGAGGTCGTTGGAGCCGATGGAGAAGCCGTCGAAGATGTCGAGGAACTCCTCGGCCAGCAGGGCGTTCGACGGCACCTCGCACATCATGATGATCTTCAGCCCCGGCTTTCCATCGGCGGCGCCATCGCCCTGGCGCAGTCCGTGCCTGGCCAGTACCTCGACGACCTTGCGGCCTTCTTCCAGCGTACGCACGAACGGGATCATCGCCCACAGGTTGTCCAGCCCCATTTCGTCGCGCACGCGGCGCACGGCCTGGCATTCCAGGGCGAACGCGGGCTCGAACGAGGGATCGACGTAGCGGCTCGCACCGCGGAAACCGATCATGGGATTCTCTTCATGCGGCTCGTAGCGGGTGCCGCCGATGAGGTTGGCGTATTCGTTGGACTTGAAGTCCGACAGGCGCACGATCACCGGATGCGGTGCGACCGAGGCCGTGATCGTCGCGATGCCTTCGGCCAACCGGTCCACGTAGAAGCTGACCGGGTCGGCGTAGCCGGCGGTCTTGGCATCGATCTTCCTGCGGACGTCGAGGTCCTGGCGATCGTATTCCAGCAGGGCGAGCGGGTGCACGCCGATGTGGCTGGCGATGATCATCTCCAGGCGCGCCAGACCGATGCCGGCGTTCGGCAACTGGCCGAAATCGAACGCGCGCTCGGGGTTGGCGACGTTCATCATGATCTTCAGCGGCGCCGGCGGCATCGCCGCGAGATCGGTCGTGGTGCGCTCGAAGGGCAGGGCACCGGCATAGATGAAGCCGGTGTCGCCCTCGGCGCAGCTCACGGTGACCTCCACGCCATCCGCGACCAGGTCCAGCGCATTGCCGGTACCGACCACGGCCGGTACGCCCAGCTCGCGCGCGATGATGGCGGCGTGGCAGGTGCGGCCGCCGCGGTTGGTGACGATGGCGCTGGCACGCTTCATCACCGGCTCCCAGTCGGGGTCGGTCATGTCGGCGACCAGCACATCGCCGGGTTGCACGCGCGCCATGTCGTCCAGCGAACGCACCACGCGGGCGACGCCGCTGCCGATCTTCTGGCCGATGGCGCGGCCTTCGGCGATCACCTCGCCGCGCTTCTCGAGGGCATACCGTTCGATCTGCGTGGCCTTGGCGCGCGACCTCACCGTTTCCGGGCGCGCCTGCACGATGAATAGCTTGCCGGTCACGCCGTCCTTGGCCCACTCGATGTCCATCGGGCGGCCGTAATGCTGTTCGATCACCAGCGCCTGCTTCGACAGCTCGTGCACGTCCTCGTCGGTGATGGAGAAGGTGTTGCGCAGGTTCGCCGGCGTATCCTCGGTGCGCACGCGCTCGCCCGGCACGTCGGAATACACCATGCGGATCGCCTTGCTGCCCAGCGAGCGGCGCAGGATGGCGGGCTTGCCCTGTTTCAGCGTGGGCTTGTAGACGTAGAACTCGTCGGGATTCACCGCGCCCTGCACGACCATCTCGCCCAGGCCGAAGCTGGACGTGACGAACACGACATCGCGGAAGCCCGATTCGGTGTCCAGCGTGAACAGCACGCCGGACGCACCGACGCCCGAGCGCACCATCAGCTGCACGCCGGCGGACAGGAACACGTCCTCGTGCTTGAAGCCGTGGTGCACGCGATAGGCGATGGCGCGGTCGTTGTAGAGGCTGGCGAAGACCTCCTTGACCTTGTGCACCACGTCATCGGCGCCGGTGACGTTGAGGAACGTCTCCTGCTGGCCGGCGAACGACGCGTCGGGCAGATCCTCGGCGGTGGCCGAAGACCGCACCGCCACCGCAACGTCGCCGCCGCCGTTGTCCGCGCAGAGCTTCGCGTACGCGGTGCGGATGTCGGCATCCAGATCGGGCTGCAGGGGCGCGTCGATCACCCAGCCGCGGATCTCCTTGCCCGCCGCCGTCAGCGCCGCCACGTCCTCGACATCCAGCGTGGCCAGCCTGTCGAAGATGCGCGTGGACAGGTCGTTGTGCGCGATGAAGGCCTTGAAGGCCTCCGCCGTGGTCGCATAGCCTCCCGGGACCGAGACGCCGAGATTGGCCAGATGGCCGATCATTTCGCCCAGCGACGAATTCTTGCCGCCGACGCGGGCCAGGTCGGCCAGGCGCAGCTCGTGCAACCACAGGATGTTCTCGTTCAAGCGCAATGCTCCGAAGCAGGCCGCGCCATGCCGATGACCATCGGCGTGGGGTGCCGTGTCCATGGGGAAAGAGGCGCTATGATGCAGTGCATACCAATTGCAGACAAGCTTGATCTGACGGGGGTTTCCATGGTGAAGCAGGGAAGGGAAGCGCATGTCTGAGCTGCGCCCGGTGTTCTACGTCTCCGATGGCACCGGTATCACCGCCGAGACCATCGGCCACAGCCTGCTGACCCAGTTCGCGGGCATGCGCTTCCAGACCGACCGGCTGTCGTTCGTCGACGACGAGGAAAAAGCGCGCGACGCAGCCGATCGCATCCGGCGTACCGGCGAGAAGCTGGGCAGCCGTCCCATCGTCATCAACTCCTGCGTGGATCCGGCGCTGAGTGCGCTGGTCGCCGAAAGTGGCGCGCTGATGCTCGACGTCTTCGCGCCCTTCATCGAACCACTGGAGCGCGAACTGGGCCAGCAGCGGCAGTCGCGGGTGGGACAGGCGCATGGCCTGGTGGACTTCGAGACGTATCACCGCCGCATCAACGCGATGAACTTCGCGCTGACCCACGATGACGGCATGGCGGTGAACTACGACGAGGCCGACGTGATCCTGGTGGCGGTGTCGCGCGCAGGCAAGACGCCCACCTGCGTGTACCTGGCCTTGCACTACGGCATCCGCGCGGCGAACTACCCGCTGACCGATGGCGATCTCGAGACCGACAGGTTGCCCGTACGCCTGCGGCCCTACAGGCGCAAGCTGTTCGCATTGACCATCGATCCTGACCGCCTGCACCAGATCCGGCAGGAGCGCCGCCCCAACTCCAGCTACGCGAAGATGGAGACCTGCAAGCGCGAGGTCGCCGCGGCCGAGGCGATGTTCCAGGTGGAACGGCTGCCCACGCTCAGCACCACCAACAAGTCGATCGAGGAAATCTCCAGCAAGGTGCTCTCCACGCTGGGACTGCAGCGCGAGATGTACTGACGGACAGGGCCTTGGGGACGCCCTGGTGTTCGGCCGGGAATCCTTAACTTAGGCCGCACGCGTCGGGGCGTCAATGCTGCCGCCGGCGGGCGTGCGCGTGTAGGATCGACGCATGTCACAGGCCCTCGCACGTACCGCGCGCATTCCCCGTCTGGGCCGTTTCGGCTGGCTGATGGCGCTGTACGCGGAGAACCACGCGCGGCTCACCCGCCTGTTCGCGCCGGACCGTCTTGCCGTCGGCATCTACGTGTCGAGCATCGGCGATGGCCTGGACCTGCGGCTGGAGGTCATCGAAACCCATCGCTACACGGTGGAGTTGCGGTTGACCTACGACATCTATGATCCGCTGACCGGCGAACCGGATCCGTCGGCCTTCGTGCGCCTCTACCGTGACGCGCACCAGGCCGAGGCGACGCATTGCTACGTGGGCAAGCGCTGGCAGGATGTCATCGGCCTGTATCCGCCGCCGGCCGAGGTGATCAGCCACCGCATGCGCATGAACACGTTCCTGGGCAAATGGCTCGAGTACCTGGGCGAGCAGGGGCATGGGGTGGCGACGCTGCGTCCGGCGGGCGTCGCACGCGACGTCGCGTGAGCATCCTTCCCGGGCGGCTCATGCCACCCGGACGAATCGGATGGCGTTGAGCCGGCGCAGGCCGTGGCTGGCGTCGCGCGAGAGGTTCATCACGTCCACCGAACCCTGTGTCTCGAGTTCGAGCAGGCGCTGCGCGACGGCATCGAACGCAGCGGCGTCCAGTCCCAGCGATCCCGCCGTCCATCGCGTGTCGCGATGAAGCGGCAGTTGCGAGACCAGTTCGTCTGCAAGGGCATCGTGGGTCATGTCGCGGCTCCGCGGGAGGGGCACCACTCCGACTGACTGTTCCGCGTGTTGGCGGGAGGGTCACAGCACAGGCATTGCGGCAGCTTGTACGCCGCAACCCGTGAGGTTCTTGTAAATGCGGGCGAAGGCGACCGTCCAGCCGAATGACGGGCAAAAGAAAGGCCCGGTTTCCCGGGCCTTGAAAGATTGGCGTCCCCACGGGGATTCGAACCCCGGTCGCTACCGTGAAAGGGTAATGTCCTAGGCCTCTAGACGATGGGGACGCACGAAAGTTGTTGCCGGTTTTTCTTTCCGGACGGCCTATTGTCCGGAAGTTGGTGGAGCCAGGCGGGATCGAACCGCCGACCTCCTGCATGCCATGCAGGCGCTCTCCCAGCTGAGCTATGGCCCCACGTGCTGGCAGGAGCGAAATAATAGCCAGCCTGTTTCCGATGCGCAAGCATCCCTTACGAAAATTTTCACGACTGGCGGAAGAAAGTGCATGCGGTTGAAATACGCCATCGGACATAGAAAGGCGGCGCACGGCGGATGATCGCGTTTTCAGTGAAGGAGTGGTCCGCATGGGCGCCCGGTCTGGTGGACCAGGATGCATGGCGCGCGTGGGCGGCCGCGCCCTGGATACCGACCGGCGATGACACCCCGGCGCTGGCCGAAGTACCGGCCATGCAGCGCAGGCGCATCGAGCGGCTGGGCCGGATGGCGATCCAGACCGCATGCTGGTGCCAGCGCGCGGAGGAGAACGGCATGCCCCTCATCTTCGCCTCGCGGCACGGCGACGTCTCCCGTTCGATGGAACTGCTGGAAGCGCTGGCGACCGGGCAGCCGGTGTCGCCCACCACGTTCGGCCTGTCGGTGCACAACGCGATCGCCGCGTTGTACTCCATCCTGCGTCGCGAACGCGGCAACTACATCGCCTTGGCCGGCGGCATGGCGACGGTGGAGGCCGCCTGCGTCGAAGCGGCGGCGTTGCTGGCCGACGGCGCGGACGAGGTGATGCTGGTGGTGTACGACGCGCCATTGCCCATCATCTATACCGACTTCGCCGACGAGCCCGATGCGGGCTTCGCCTGGTGCTGGAGGATCGGTCCGGCGGACGCGGCGTTGCTGACGTTGCGGCTGGCCTGGAGCGGCGACGACCCGGAGCCGGGCCCCGCCGCGACACTGCCGCATGGCCTTGAGGTACTGCGTTTCCTGCTGGCGGGAGATCGGACGCTGCAATGGCGATGCGACGACCTGGACTGGCACTGGCGGCGCGATGGGTGACCGCATCGACCATGCCTGGCGCGTGCTGGGCACGGGCCTGAGCTTCCTGGCGTTCGGGCTGGGCGGGCTGGTCCTGGGTCTTTTGGTGCTGCCGCCGATGCTGTGGCTGATGCGCGATCCGGCGCGACGTCAGCGCTGGTCCCGTCGCCTGGTGCAGCGGAGTTTCGCCGCCCATGTCGCCTTGATGCGGTGGCTTGGCGTGATGACGTACGAGATCCGGGGGCGCGAGCGGCTGGACCGCGAGGGCCTGCTGGTATTGGCCAACCACCCCACGCTGATCGATGTGGTGCTGTTGATCTCGCTGTTGCCCAATGCGGACTGCGTGGTGAAGTCGGCGGTGGCGCGCAACCCGTTCATGCGCGCGACGGTCAGGGCGGCAGGCTATGTGGCCAACGACGACGGGCCGGGCCTGGTGGAGGACTGCATCGCCGCCGTGCGGGCGGGGGGCGCACTGGTGATCTTCCCCGAAGGCACGCGGACCACGCCGGGGCGGCCAATGAAGCTGCAGCGGGGTGCGGCCAACATCGCCGTGCGGGGTGAACTGGACATCACGCCGGTGCGCATCACCTGCACGCCGCCGACGCTGGGAAAAGGCGAGAAGTGGTATCGTGTGCCGCCGGTGAGATTCCACATGGTGATCGATGTTCAGGAAGACCTGCCGATCGCCCCGTTCCTGAACGGAATGGCGGGGACGGATCCATCGGCAGGGGGAGAAGCGCTGGCAGCCCGGCGACTCACGGAACATCTGGCCAACTACTTTGCGGGAGATCCATCGCGTGCAGGCACTTGAGCACGAGATCAAGGAATTGATCATTTCGTCGCTGTCACTGGAAGACATCTCCCCCGACGACATCGATACCACCGCGCCGCTGTTCGTGGAGGGACTGGGGCTGGATTCGATCGACGCCCTGGAACTGGGCCTGGCGCTGCAGAAGCGCTACGGCGTGGCGCTCTCCGCAGACTCGCAGGAAACCCGCCGGCACTTCGCCAGCGTGCGTGCCCTCGCGGATTTCGTCGCCTCGCAGGGCAAGGCCTGAGCGCAGGACGGCAGGACTGGCAAGATGACCAAGAACGAACTCTTCGAGCGGATCGCCACGATCCTGCATGACAGCTTCGAGATCGAGCCCGCACGCATCACGCCCGAGGCCCGGTTGTACGACGACCTCGACATCGACAGCATCGACGCGGTGGACCTGATCGTGCAGCTCAAGCCGCTGCTCGGGCGCAGCCTGCAGCCGGATGCGTTCAAGTCGGTGCGCACGGTGCAGGACATCGTGGACGTGCTGTACGGCCTGATCCGCGAACAAGCCGCCTGAGCGCAGGGCGCGCCCCTGTGTCCCGGATAGGCGCGGCCATCTTCGTGGCGTTGTCGTTGGCCTACCCGCTTGTGGTGTACTGGGCGATGGGACGCTTCGAGCCGCGCTGGCTGGCGCTGCTGCTGTTCGCGCTGGGCCTGCTGCGTGCCGTCGCCACCCGCCAGCCGGTGTGGCTGGTCGCGGCCGCCGGTGCCGCGCTGCTGGCGCTGCTGGCCACCGTCTTCAACGAAGCGTTGCCGCTGAAGCTCTATCCGGCCCTGATCAACGCGGTGATGCTGGCGGTGTTCGCGACCAGCCTGGTGTTTCCGCCCTCGGCGATCGAACGCATCGCCCGGATCGCGGAGCCGGACCTGCCGCCGGCCGGCGTCGCCTACACGCGCCGGGTGACCCAGGTCTGGTGCGGGTTTTTCGTGTTCAACGGTGCGCTGGCGCTGGTCACGGCGCTGTGGATGTCGGACCGCGCCTGGGCGCTCTACAACGGCCTGATCGCCTATGGGCTGATTGGCCTGTTGTTCGGCGGCGAGTGGCTGGTGCGCCAGCACGTGAAGGCGGGGCACCGGCATGGCTGAGTGGCGC includes the following:
- the tadA gene encoding tRNA adenosine(34) deaminase TadA, giving the protein MEEHWMRHAFALADRAEREFDEIPVGAVLVSAAGQVLGEGWNRNIADHDPSAHAEIVAMREAGRAVGNHRLVGCTLYVTLEPCAMCAMALVHARVARVVYGASDPKTGACGSVFDLIADPRHNHRIEVVGGVLGDEAGRRLTNYFRAKRGRPLV
- the ppsA gene encoding phosphoenolpyruvate synthase → MNENILWLHELRLADLARVGGKNSSLGEMIGHLANLGVSVPGGYATTAEAFKAFIAHNDLSTRIFDRLATLDVEDVAALTAAGKEIRGWVIDAPLQPDLDADIRTAYAKLCADNGGGDVAVAVRSSATAEDLPDASFAGQQETFLNVTGADDVVHKVKEVFASLYNDRAIAYRVHHGFKHEDVFLSAGVQLMVRSGVGASGVLFTLDTESGFRDVVFVTSSFGLGEMVVQGAVNPDEFYVYKPTLKQGKPAILRRSLGSKAIRMVYSDVPGERVRTEDTPANLRNTFSITDEDVHELSKQALVIEQHYGRPMDIEWAKDGVTGKLFIVQARPETVRSRAKATQIERYALEKRGEVIAEGRAIGQKIGSGVARVVRSLDDMARVQPGDVLVADMTDPDWEPVMKRASAIVTNRGGRTCHAAIIARELGVPAVVGTGNALDLVADGVEVTVSCAEGDTGFIYAGALPFERTTTDLAAMPPAPLKIMMNVANPERAFDFGQLPNAGIGLARLEMIIASHIGVHPLALLEYDRQDLDVRRKIDAKTAGYADPVSFYVDRLAEGIATITASVAPHPVIVRLSDFKSNEYANLIGGTRYEPHEENPMIGFRGASRYVDPSFEPAFALECQAVRRVRDEMGLDNLWAMIPFVRTLEEGRKVVEVLARHGLRQGDGAADGKPGLKIIMMCEVPSNALLAEEFLDIFDGFSIGSNDLTQLTLGLDRDSSIVANLFDERNPAVKKLLSMAIKAARAKGKYVGICGQGPSDHPDLAEWLMAEGIESVSLNPDTVVDTWLRLAKTKAG
- a CDS encoding mechanosensitive ion channel family protein yields the protein MSAPATPAPTLPAIPTEPEALLNELRGIDWLQFLETWGLKLLAAAVIFLVGMWLAKRLSAGLERVLIRTQADTTLGGFLRRVSYVAMMVLVIITVLTSLGVNPTSMLAVLGAAGLAVGLALKDSLSNIASGVMLIVLRPFRESDFVQAAGLEGVIEEVRIFQTRMRTLDNRLIVLPNSLITTAPIINFTAKPQRRIDILVGVGYDDDLKQAKQVLLDIAHANPMVLKDPEPFVFVSQLGESSVDLTLYAWAKTKDFGQARSDLTEAVRTEIIGNGLNIPYPQRDLHVYHHNADGTPLTDIITKGVVDDGDMPR
- the guaB gene encoding IMP dehydrogenase → MLRIQAEALTYDDVSLVPAHSTVLPKDVSLETRLTRELRLKLPIVSAAMDTVTEARLAIAMAQLGGIGILHKNLTVEQQAAEVAKVKKFEAGVIKEPFTVGPETTIAEVLKLTRARNISGVPVVDGGQLVGIVTSRDMRFETKLDDPVRHIMTKKDRLVTVREGASDGEVLQLLHKHRIEKVLVVNDAFDLRGLITVKDIQKKTDNPNAAKDSASRLVVGAAVGVGGDTDQRVEALVAAGVDVIIVDTAHGHSQGVLDRVAWVKKRFPQLQVIGGNIVTGDAALALMDAGADAVKVGVGPGSICTTRMVAGVGVPQITAIDMVAEALQDRIPLIADGGIRYSGDIGKAIAAGASTVMIGGLFAGTEEAPGEVELFQGRSYKSYRGMGSLGAMEKGSKDRYFQDASDADKLVPEGIEGRVPYRGSVGGIIHQLVGGLRATMGYVGCATIEEMRAKPKFVVITGAGQRESHVHDVQITKEPPNYRMG
- the orn gene encoding oligoribonuclease gives rise to the protein MASNNAHNDRLIWIDLEMTGLDTDRDSILEIATVVTDSKLNVLAEGPEFAIAHPVSVLEAMDDWNRNQHGRSGLWKRVVESQVSMGQAEAQTVAFLNEWLPAGASPMCGNSICQDRRFLHRLMPRLEKYFHYRNLDVSTLKELARRWAPQVLEGVRKQASHTALSDVRDSIEELRHYRRHMAALAGE
- a CDS encoding DUF2721 domain-containing protein, which produces MNPSTDHAVLTAMLAPAFFLTATASLLLSANNRLARIIDRARTLLRELADAEDEADRSLLEKRIALQRRRSLIILRAGQLLYAAISCFVGTSLAVAVDTFTGHRLGSLPTWLAALGVVAMLAASLLLARESTLAVTAINEEMDHRKVKRKFPTP
- the guaA gene encoding glutamine-hydrolyzing GMP synthase produces the protein MTSISESPIPNPQSRLHDDKILILDFGAQYTQLIARRIREIGVYCEIWAWDHDPEEIATFGAKGIILSGGPESTTQHGAPKAPQQVFDSGLPILGICYGMQTLAAQLGGATEAADAREFGHAEVQLVAHDALLGGLSDHQGEPRLDVWMSHGDHVAKAPPGWTITATTDRIPVAAMALEEKHWYGVQFHPEVTHTKQGQTLLRRFVAEICGCRTLWTAANIIDDQIARVREQVGSDEVILGLSGGVDSSVVAALLHRAIGEQLTCVFVDTGLLRWQEGDQVMAMFAEHMGVKVVRVNAADRYFKALEGVADPEAKRKIIGNLFVEIFEEESNKLKNAKWLAQGTIYPDVIESAGSKTGKAHVIKSHHNVGGLPAHMKLGLVEPLRELFKDEVRRLGVELGLPRTMVYRHPFPGPGLGVRILGEVKPEYAELLAKADAIFIDELRKADLYDRTSQAFAVFLPVKSVGVVGDARAYEWVIALRAVETIDFMTAHWAHLPYEFLGTVSNRIINELRGVSRVVYDISGKPPATIEWE